A genomic window from Tenebrio molitor chromosome X, icTenMoli1.1, whole genome shotgun sequence includes:
- the LOC138140493 gene encoding uncharacterized protein isoform X5, with amino-acid sequence MIPFRLTKHLDFDDKSFVCGACRCTHYRLRVCIFCRKVEDIRLDPTSMENKKGTYQSAPVTQSNEIPQNEALPKHSHQHNTAPQHLRLLQYGLKIPNHQHSQLNQSHPHQQLNSPLHFHMHQQVQYQHRHIQPPSQQLNNVNFLQNSQPYVHQHQQTNNQNFYQMNQPPPLHPHTQITQNSPQIWVPHQPPIHYHHQQSKAEAQKKNVQQQPQQQQPSPPPKPKDGLEKKKSNNIPQLRSPSAKRPLEAPVTMQGWLHKQGSEGLMLWKKRWFVLSEYCLFYYKSSEEEKLLGSILLPSYKVSICGPEDKVNKKYAFKCEHANMRTYILAADSQELMLQWIRVLNLACLLQSNLETDQQTGPSVPSIYNQSTENSDSGFHQQFHQNQNSRTTPVHMHSSSNTTDLSNPSQQELSQYNQPLYANAPPKPRRLNDGGYSSPSSDVLERYSNPQNVQTVPIMRAVPKSPVNIYGHVHLTSQSPQPEYVHHRPKHEYVFAPTREMQNIPQNMERRTPDTYGRSKLNPAKSRHPTDYEDVYADQVMYKRPLSPIAYSHVKKTTPVVNPSYRSYTPVHMLGPKDMMQYSIPQMRKSPVTIARPHSADFLEYELNHRHLNSNALTRQQPRPKSSLDINRNTNDNDNYFYSEERYAEKMRKSAQYLPKMPKYYPASNEQRKPVPNKYSENENNFVLMRSNTQPIDFNNLQISEMQPVRSRSVLSEGSLSKEVDADLRCTRQHGREPISPAFPNRQEMYNYDEMRNREYEQFTRSASARLTQNQSISQGEGKPMSREGDKKREESMKRLLEWKQRMLQSPLNRKAQSHRVYSGRPDFYSKNQENEYMFKNENIYQEGRRSVNNLPQYNSYSSDDEENEEGSKENVRSQAGRTLDTFPNNSESLTPAHITSITVFNTLKEPDKPLTHSDTMHDTTQYTDKSSEEFKESEIACEDSTFTKPLVQFNKESSNMAHVSSLRAEYSDKFEPSPIVTEIKSNGALVKSILAEFEKKSSSPDKLEDPPSTPIRDSEIGPEENYMTMTPKKNILEPRLSTNSDATVIFNELEENPYVEMTHNLEMSFLGNSDFTEHQPYEMVCFNEGKFEPVYMELKYTEKISTGKSELPDIIVPPKMKRSKIGGDKSDSSDADDEASKDLDSLDTPSNPRFSLSDNFRPASYYLGASQTVPEFQDSSDSELVSPPPIPTSPPPLEDLDNTDESISTNQCNRNSDQYFTSRHLKGNGQLTLESKKQNLSLSILKDQDSSSVCSADTERRFSSRLSQNSDSDVELRIPLSRSLDYERMLKRRPVSEEFCDELDSMDGNFNDSADLDKYLTHLQINNLTDPTIQNERKFHEYENLCISRYRQKMDKNTPENASCASQDLNLSQNMTDSNDRQSILSSDDYTQKGRPESSASTSAEICGFLQGSNRSTPSIRISSSLSAQEVPITSSYFSDRRDMSSNSSFSQPAPYYYSDLSMNASNTDSTSTILTLNNQRGTMNGSKRDITRIINPIKCNSHLRSDPQASHRNIIDNTFKLAAEARSASVDFLNLTDKSGHIDKKNIYESDTLKRLKVSESAGNTQSDPEMRNLYPSRKIHKFNSIEIVNNETNVRRSHSLEGLLENVLSENVDTPNDSSFIIDNTASDNTEGSYLWEEDSIWRERLRSASQRHTKSMDDLDSIGEGKKVQKKSPRGITRGATYVNDNIYNMPLQNKSKETEGKNESSNNGIKKEGSFIIDREKLRQWDLLSSAPSDDQLSTITASQEPRGNNTVLEIGDGSTCEPVESINTQQAASGSISINTRDTFPKAISAKRIWTPNSQTLQSRSVTNLTRANDHENFMPHQQGYYLTQGPPQHDVCMDNTHSHKVRKAQLHGSLLNQAKRLENLQKLEQIKQHLIELEKQYEKGKPLVNLVDNMVKLGSLYRSPNERNLLTPHIKDRLEFNQQIQERRLLAEERRDWNRLNPNHLQLQEKVQQLYQLDRLIQEESGTLQNLQQDKEDIERALGGLRHRLNKGFNDPAEIEEARKQQANLENELSRVHLMLAQNSKKLEETVAGNARLEQELLILKQKLQISRQQRSSPQFSNAGDSLPCAMGTSAMLESDLQRVQQKVGDLQKQRQELSMQVRQLTDRSNNLQQQIKHSPSSVTQTNQNVSNKKKVNSLWRETDLDTMNIIDHGDSWDNQVSNHASVTPLYINTDMKQSESDLYNRSLKSSDSASDDAVQNLNLTSHEKQEIKTVRIVKRESERRQRDREKSTTGKWDALLEEDNSSQNSSILFAPAPVQKTQSATNMMSPTFETDKSSGILSRQSSLSSSSLPQVYSDGVASSSVDGSLDKSLELSPIFKSEAARQIITEMSIQDAPKYTNRRAVPKEKRRHYTAPHNNLIMKSLNQLPTVDNGFDKIVVNDRRARDDLDMERALRQRIDAPDVVRSTLSSKELKYNESTIDNILGTPNKISIPERYIPEQLPQLSAEEQEHRLRKVESIKKMLSDAAIISSSSSNLASDEKKFNKTPNSVTNKATSKMIEEKKQREHLLQLNQILAKQVMEMSKIVAVKALATLPLQPQQINTDEEDSSPVTPLPLYQQRDNFYS; translated from the exons CCAAAAGACGGTTTGGAGAAAAAGAAGTCTAATAATATTCCACAGTTGAGGTCGCCTTCGGCTAAGAGACCATTAGAAGCTCCGGTTACCATGCAGGGGTGGTTACACAAACAGGGATCTGAAGGGTTGATGTTGTGGAAAAAACGGTGGTTTGTTTTGTCGGAGTATTGtctattttattacaaaa GTTCGGAGGAGGAAAAACTGTTAGGTTCAATTTTGCTTCCGTCTTACAAAGTTTCGATTTGTGGGCCCGAAGACaaagtcaataaaaaatatgccTTTAAATGTGAACATGCCAATATGCGAACTTATATATTAGCAGCCGATTCACAAGAATTAATGTTGCAGTGGATTCGCGTTCTTAATTTAGCTTGTCTTTTACAAAGTAATTT agaaacgGATCAACAAACCGGTCCTTCAGTGCCATCTATTTATAATCAATCGACCGAAAATTCGGATTCTGGTTTCCACCAACAGTTCCACCAAAATCAGAATTCGAGAACGACACCTGTCCACATGCACTCCTCGAGTAACACCACCGACTTAAGTAATCCGAGTCAGCAGGAACTGAGTCAATATAACCAGCCCCTGTACGCAAACGCGCCCCCTAAACCGAGGCGTTTGAACGACGGCGGCTACTCGTCGCCTAGTTCTGACGTTCTAGAGAGATACTCGAATCCACAGAATGTTCAGACGGTACCGATCATGCGGGCCGTCCCCAAGTCTCCGGTCAACATCTACGGACACGTGCACCTCACTTCGCAATCGCCGCAGCCAGAATACGTACACCACCGTCCAAAACACGAATACGTGTTCGCACCCACGCGAGAAATGCAAAATATACCTCAGAACATGGAACGAAGAACACCAGACACTTACGGCCGTTCCAAGCTGAATCCTGCGAAGTCGCGCCACCCCACGGACTACGAGGACGTCTACGCGGATCAAGTCATGTACAAACGGCCGCTAAGTCCTATAGCTTATAGTCACGTTAAGAAAACAACCCCTGTTGTCAACCCCTCGTACAGGTCCTACACTCCGGTTCACATGTTGGGCCCCAAGGACATGATGCAGTATTCCATTCCGCAGATGAGGAAGTCTCCGGTGACGATCGCGAGACCCCACAGCGCAGACTTTCTGGAGTATGAACTGAACCATCGCCACCTAAACTCCAACGCTTTAACCAGACAACAGCCGCGGCCTAAATCTAGCCTGGATATTAACAGGAACACGAACGACAATGACAACTATTTTTATTCGGAGGAACGGTACGCCGAGAAAATGAGGAAATCGGCGCAGTACTTGCCGAAAATGCCTAAATATTACCCCGCCTCGAACGAACAAAGAAAACCTGTACCTAATAAATATTCTGaaaacgaaaataattttgttttaatgagGTCGAACACTCAACCGATTGACTTCAACAACTTGCAAATTAGCGAAATGCAGCCTGTTCGAAGTCGGAGTGTGCTCAGCGAGGGGTCGTTGTCTAAAGAAGTGGATGCCGATTTGAGATGTACCAGGCAACATGGAAGAGAACCGATTAGTCCCGCTTTTCCGAACAGACAAGAGATGTATAATTATGACGAGATGAGGAATAGGGAATACGAACAGTTTACTCGATCGGCGAGTGCTCGATTGACGCAGAATCAATCAATCAGTCAAGGCGAAGGAAAACCCATGTCGAGAGAGGGAGACAAGAAG CGGGAAGAATCAATGAAACGCTTACTCGAATGGAAGCAAAGAATGTTGCAGTCCCCCTTAAACAGAAAAGCTCAGAGTCACAGAGTTTATTCTGGAAGGCCTGATTTTTATAGTAAAAATCAGGAAAACGAATAtatgtttaaaaatgaaaatatttatcaagAAGGAAGGAGGTCTGTGAACAATTTGCCACAGTATAATAGTTATTCTTCAGACGACgaag AAAATGAGGAGGGAAGCAAAGAAAATGTGCGATCACAGGCAGGACGGACCTTGGACACATTTCCGAATAATTCTGAATCACTTACACCTGCACATATCACTTCTATCACTGTGTTTAATACTCTGAAGGAACCTGATAAGCCATTAACCCATTCTGACACAATGCATGATACTACACAGTACACAGATAAATCGTCTGAAGAATTCAAAGAAAGCGAAATTGCCTGTGAAGATAGCACATTTACAAAGCCCTTAGTACAATTTAACAAAGAATCGTCAAATATGGCGCACGTGTCTAGTTTACGCGCAGAATACTCTGATAAATTCGAACCCAGTCCCATTGTTACCGAAATCAAAAGTAACGGAGCGCTAGTCAAGAGTATATTGGCAGAATTCGAAAAGAAATCTTCCTCACCCGACAAACTCGAAGATCCCCCGTCGACCCCCATCAGAGACTCCGAAATTGGCCCCGAAGAAAACTACATGACGATGACACCTAAAAAGAACATTTTGGAACCCCGACTCAGCACGAACAGCGACGCGACCGTCATTTTCAACGAATTGGAAGAGAACCCATACGTGGAAATGACCCACAACcttgaaatgtcatttttgggCAACTCCGACTTCACCGAACACCAACCGTACGAGATGGTTTGCTTCAACGAAGGAAAATTCGAACCGGTTTACATGGAACTCAAATACACGGAGAAGATTTCGACTGGCAAAAGCGAACTGCCAGACATAATTGTTCCTCCTAAAATGAAGAGATCGAAAATTGGTGGTGACAAATCAGACAGTTCGGACGCCGATGACGAAGCGTCCAAAGATTTGGACTCTTTGGACACTCCGAGCAATCCTAGATTCAGTTTGTCGGATAATTTTCGGCCAGCTTCGTACTACTTAGGGGCTAGCCAGACCGTTCCAGAATTCCAGGACAGCTCAGATAGCGAGCTCGTCTCTCCACCACCCATACCCACGTCGCCGCCTCCTTTGGAAGATCTGGACAATACAGACGAAAGCATCTCGACAAATCAGTGCAACAGAAATTCGGACCAATACTTCACCAGCAGACACTTGAAAGGAAACGGACAGTTAACCTTAGAGAGCAAGAAACAAAATCTGTCTTTGAGTATCTTGAAAGATCAGGACAGTTCGTCAGTTTGCAGCGCAGATACCGAGCGGAGATTTAGCAGTAGACTTTCGCAAAACAGCGACTCCGACGTAGAACTGCGCATACCGCTCTCTAGAAGTCTAGATTACGAGAGAATGCTGAAGAGACGTCCCGTTTCTGAAGAATTTTGCGACGAATTGGACTCTATGGACGGCAACTTTAACGACAGCGCCGATTtggataaatatttaacacaCTTACAAATCAATAACTTGACCGACCCCACGATCCAAAACGAACGCAAGTTCCACGAATACGAGAATTTGTGTATCAGTAGATATCGAcagaaaatggacaaaaacacTCCCGAAAACGCGTCCTGTGCGAGTCAGGACCTAAATCTGAGTCAAAATATGACAGATTCGAATGACAGACAGTCAATCCTGTCGAGTGATGATTACACTCAGAAAGGACGACCTGAGAGTAGTGCTTCTACTTCTGCTGAAATCTGTGGCTTTCTGCAAGGGTCCAATCGTTCAACTCCCAGCATAAGAATCAGTAGTTCTTTGAGCGCCCAAGAAGTGCCAATTACATCGTCTTACTTCTCAGACCGTAGAGATATGTCTTCGAATTCGTCATTCAGTCAACCTGCTCCGTACTACTATTCTGATTTGTCCATGAACGCTTCAAATACAGACAGCACTTCCACCATACTGACTTTGAATAATCAGAGAGGTACAATGAACGGTAGCAAAAGAGATATAACTCGAATAATCAATCCGATAAAGTGTAACAGCCACCTACGCAGCGATCCTCAAGCTTCTCACAGAAACATCATCGACAACACGTTTAAACTGGCTGCGGAGGCTCGATCAGCGTCTGTAGATTTTCTGAATTTGACGGACAAATCGGGACACATAGATAAGAAGAATATCTACGAATCTGACACTTTGAAGCGTTTGAAGGTGTCAGAATCTGCGGGGAACACTCAGTCGGACCCGGAAATGCGGAATTTGTATCCATCGCGCAAAATCCATAAATTCAACAGCATCGAAATTGTGAACAACGAAACGAATGTTCGACGGTCGCACTCTTTGGAGGGTTTGTTGGAGAACGTTCTGAGCGAAAACGTGGACACCCCAAACGACTCGAGTTTCATAATCGACAACACAGCTTCGGACAACACCGAAGGTAGTTATTTGTGGGAGGAAGATTCGATATGGCGAGAGAGATTGAGGTCGGCGAGTCAAAGACATACGAAGTCGATGGATGACTTGGACAGCATCGGGGAGGGTAAGAAAGTGCAGAAGAAGTCTCCAAGAGGTATCACCAGAGGTGCCACTTATGTCAATGATAATATCTACAACATGCCGCTGCAGAATAAATCAAAAGAAACTGAAGGAAAGAATGAAAGTAGTAACAATGGGATTAAAAAAGAGGGGAGTTTTATTATCGATAGAGAGAAGCTCAGACAGTGGGATTTGCTGTCGAGTGCGCCTTCAGATGATCAATTGTCGACAATTACGGCTTCACAGGAACCGAGGGGTAATAACACGGTGCTAGAAATAGGTGATGGGAGTACTTGTGAACCAGTTGAAAGTATCAACACTCAGCAAGCAG CGTCAGGTTCAATATCTATAAATACCCGAGACACTTTTCCGAAAGCAATTTCCGCTAAAAGAATATGGACTCCAAATTCGCAAACACTGCAGTCACGCTCTGTGACGAATTTGACGAGAGCCAACGACCACGAAAATTTTAT GCCACACCAGCAGGGGTATTACTTAACTCAAGGACCACCTCAGCACGATGTATGTATGGATAACACTCACTCGCATAAAGTTAGGAAA GCACAGTTACACGGATCATTATTAAATCAAGCAAAACGAttagaaaatttacaaaagttAGAACAGATTAAACAGCACTTGATAGAGCTAGAAAAACAA TACGAAAAAGGCAAGCCTTTAGTAAACCTTGTCGATAATATGGTAAAATTGGGTTCACTGTATAGATCACCGAACGAACGTAATTTGCTGACGCCTCACATCAAAGACCGTTTAGAATTCAACCAACAAATCCAAGAGCGTCGTCTCTTAGCCGAAGAAAGACGCGACTGGAACAGATTAAATCCTAATCACTTACAGCTGCAAGAGAAAGTTCAGCAGCTCTACCAGCTGGATCGGTTGATACAAGAAGAATCTGGAACCTTACAAAACCTTCAACAAGACAAAGAGGACATCGAAAGAGCTTTAGGCGGTCTGAGGCATCGTTTAAACAAAGGATTCAATGATCCCGCCGAAATCGAAGAGGCGAGAAAACAACAAGccaatttagaaaatgaacTAAGCAGGGTACACTTGATGTTAGCTCAAAATTCGAAGAAACTTGAAGAGACTGTTGCTGGAAACGCAAGACTGGAACAAgagttgttaattttaaaacaaaaactacaAATTTCAAGGCAACAAAGAAGTTCGCCACAATTCTCAAATGCCG gtGATAGTTTGCCCTGTGCGATGGGAACTAGTGCCATGTTAGAATCGGATTTACAACGAGTTCAGCAGAAAGTTGGAGATTTACAGAAGCAACGACAAGAACTTAGCATGCAAGTCAGACAACTTACTGATCGGTCGaataatttgcaacagcaGATTAAACATTCACCCTCGTCGGTTACACAAACTAACCAAA ACGTGAGTAATAAGAAGAAAGTGAATTCGTTGTGGCGCGAAACCGATCTAGACACGATGAATATAATAGATCACGGCGATTCTTGGGACAATCAAGTCAGTAATCACGCTTCCGTGACTCCCCTGTACATAAATACTGACATGAAGCAGTCCGAATCGGATCTGTACAATCGTAGTTTAAAATCAAGCGATTCCGCAAGTGATGACGCTGTCCAAAACTTGAATTTAACCTCGCACGAGAAGCAGGAGATTAAAACCGTACGCATAGTGAAACGAGAATCGGAAAGGCGACAAAGAGACCGAGAGAAGAGCACCACTGGCAAGTGGGACGCCCTTTTGGAAGAAGACAACTCTTCGCAGAACTCGAGCATCTTGTTCGCGCCTGCTCCTGTCCAAAAGACCCAAAGCGCAACGAACATGATGTCCCCGACGTTCGAAACGGACAAAAGCAGCGGTATTTTGAGCAGGCAGAGTTCGCTGTCCAGCTCCAGTTTACCCCAGGTGTACTCCGACGGAGTGGCGAGTTCGAGCGTCGACGGCAGTCTCGACAAGTCGCTGGAGTTGTCGCCGATTTTCAAGAGCGAAGCCGCGCGTCAGATCATAACAGAAATGTCGATTCAAGATGCTCCGAAATATACGAACAGACGGGCGGTTCCAAAGGAGAAACGACGCCACTACACTGCCCCCCACAACAACTTGATCATGAAGAGTTTGAATCAGTTGCCCACGGTCGACAATGGCTTCGACAAGATCGTTGTCAATGACAGGAGGGCCAGGGACGATCTGGACATGGAGAGGGCTCTCAGGCAGCGAATCGATGCGCCCGATGTCGTTCGGTCCACGCTGAGCAGCAAGGAACTGAAATATAATGAAAGTACCATTGATAATATTTTAGGAACTCCAAATAAAATCAGCATACCTGAAAGATACATACCTGAACAATTACCTCAGTTATCAGCCGAAGAACAAGAACATAGGTTAAGGAAAGTCGAGTCAATTAAGAAAATGCTCTCTGATGCTGCTATCATTAGCAGCAGCTCATCGAATCTCGCCTCAG ATgagaaaaagtttaataaaacacCAAATAGCGTTACCAATAAGGCGACATCAAAAATGATAGAAGAAAAGAAGCAAAGAGAACATTTGCTTCAGTTGAATCAAATACTTGCCAAGCAAGTTATGGAAATGAGCAAAATTGTTGCAG TGAAAGCATTGGCGACGTTGCCGCTCCAGCCTCAGCAGATCAACACAGATGAAGAAGATTCTTCACCTGTGACGCCTTTGCCTCTTTATCAACAACGTGATAACTTTTacagttaa